A portion of the uncultured Draconibacterium sp. genome contains these proteins:
- a CDS encoding RagB/SusD family nutrient uptake outer membrane protein, protein MNKFKYIAIIFVLTVMSSCEDYLETVPYSFTSPENFYTNAKEAEMALSGVYNILSGGGSSISTYSRELMFVLNGATDELIVRQGFNNGTIAPWGNAGFSSDSKYIDTNWAYFYAGINRANYLIENLENIDDFAGNRKVELEAEAKLLRGFYHMIMAMMHGGVPVYTTSVQDPHAKRQSLEVVYTQVISDFEFAYENLPNRASVSSHVDKWTAAGLLAKVHTYLASAKNSGLQDFGLALNSFDWVDANSHYQEALKVTTDAFNNSSYELIDNYGYLFKETTKSHQYKECLLTAEASSNSNMYVINSILNTFIPKGNKATRGGGFGWYRPLGELWNKYSELDARRHNNLTGSIADSNTPFEVIDNVKYYLPAPVESAADANYCVGKYRYKDPAQKTSANWSSEISLPLLRYADVLLLHAEAQFFTGDESGARNTLTIVRERAVVDTATVDDLNTAYYKSDFLEELLDERSRELCYENWRRFDLARFNKYDEAVASLSVDAGYYNSTVPALQQNWKPEKVWFPIPLPQIDLNSNLVQNPGY, encoded by the coding sequence ATGAACAAATTTAAATATATAGCAATCATTTTTGTACTGACAGTTATGTCTTCGTGCGAAGATTATTTAGAAACAGTACCATACTCTTTCACTTCTCCGGAAAACTTTTACACCAATGCCAAAGAAGCAGAGATGGCATTAAGTGGAGTTTACAATATATTGTCAGGAGGAGGTTCTTCTATATCAACTTATTCGCGAGAATTGATGTTTGTTTTGAATGGTGCAACAGACGAGCTGATTGTAAGACAAGGTTTTAATAATGGAACCATTGCACCATGGGGTAATGCTGGTTTTTCGAGCGATAGTAAATATATTGATACCAATTGGGCTTATTTCTATGCCGGTATTAACAGGGCAAACTATTTAATCGAAAACCTTGAAAATATTGATGACTTTGCAGGAAATAGAAAGGTTGAGCTTGAGGCTGAAGCTAAATTGTTAAGAGGTTTCTACCATATGATAATGGCTATGATGCATGGAGGCGTGCCGGTTTATACTACTTCAGTTCAAGATCCTCATGCTAAACGTCAGTCCTTGGAGGTTGTATATACTCAGGTTATCTCAGATTTTGAGTTTGCCTATGAGAACTTACCGAATAGAGCTTCTGTTTCAAGTCATGTTGATAAATGGACAGCTGCTGGTTTATTGGCAAAAGTGCATACCTATTTAGCCAGTGCTAAAAACTCTGGTTTGCAAGATTTTGGTTTGGCACTAAATAGTTTCGACTGGGTGGATGCCAATAGTCATTACCAGGAAGCGCTTAAGGTTACTACAGATGCTTTTAACAACAGTTCTTATGAGTTAATAGATAATTATGGGTATTTGTTTAAAGAAACAACTAAGAGTCATCAATACAAAGAATGTTTGTTAACAGCTGAGGCAAGTAGTAACTCCAATATGTATGTTATAAACAGTATACTTAATACTTTTATCCCAAAAGGGAATAAAGCAACAAGAGGAGGTGGTTTTGGTTGGTATCGACCTTTAGGGGAATTATGGAATAAATATAGTGAATTGGATGCACGCCGCCACAATAACTTAACTGGAAGTATAGCAGATAGCAATACACCTTTTGAGGTTATTGATAACGTTAAGTATTACTTACCTGCACCAGTGGAAAGTGCAGCTGATGCCAATTATTGTGTTGGGAAATACCGTTATAAAGATCCTGCACAAAAAACATCGGCCAACTGGTCATCTGAAATTAGTTTACCACTTTTAAGGTATGCGGATGTGTTGCTACTTCATGCTGAAGCACAGTTCTTTACTGGCGATGAAAGCGGAGCAAGAAATACACTGACAATAGTGCGAGAAAGAGCAGTGGTAGATACTGCAACCGTTGACGATTTAAATACAGCTTATTACAAAAGTGATTTTTTAGAAGAGCTTTTGGATGAAAGAAGCCGTGAACTTTGTTATGAGAACTGGCGACGCTTTGATTTAGCCCGTTTTAATAAATACGATGAGGCAGTTGCTTCATTATCAGTCGATGCTGGATATTACAACTCAACTGTTCCAGCCTTACAGCAAAATTGGAAACCCGAAAAAGTTTGGTTCCCAATTCCTCTTCCACAAATTGATTTGAATTCGAACCTGGTGCAAAATCCGGGTTACTAG
- a CDS encoding sulfatase, whose translation MKPKPNIIFFLVDDLGWSDLGFRDKTFETPNIDKLATAGINFTQFYIASPTCSPSRSSILTGKHPARLKIVRHIPTGTKYGFDEFGRTTEEFNYLDRDPAQFPCRNWLPLEHSTYAEFLKEQGYYNLFIGKWHLGHEEYHPTQQGFDKQIGTANAGHPSSYYPPYFKDSTLFPDANNRYLTDKLTDEAVDFIENYDKDQPFNLSFWYYSVHHPHEGRTDLLEHFKSRGLEGRYANYAAMVKTADESIGRVLEAIKNKGIEKETIVIFMSDQGGYFENKPFRGGKLTETLCEGGARVPFFFYWPGVTKASTENNSIVQSVDLFPTLVDLLGGDISNYKDIDGVSLLPSITENKQVERDAIYGYRAYEDLYASVRSGDWKLLAYRSGKLELYNITNDIKEERDLVDKKPEKRNELVEKLRNWEKEMEVEEYSGVQ comes from the coding sequence GTGAAACCAAAACCAAACATTATTTTCTTTTTGGTAGACGATTTGGGTTGGTCTGATTTGGGATTTAGAGATAAAACATTTGAAACACCAAATATTGATAAGCTGGCAACGGCCGGAATAAACTTTACACAATTTTATATTGCCAGCCCAACCTGTAGTCCGAGCAGGAGTTCTATTCTAACGGGGAAACATCCGGCACGTTTAAAAATTGTCAGGCATATTCCAACAGGTACTAAATACGGTTTTGATGAGTTTGGGAGAACCACAGAAGAGTTTAATTATTTAGATAGAGACCCTGCACAGTTTCCATGTCGTAACTGGTTGCCATTGGAGCATTCAACTTATGCCGAATTCTTAAAAGAACAAGGCTATTACAATTTATTTATTGGGAAATGGCATTTGGGGCACGAGGAATATCACCCAACACAGCAAGGTTTCGATAAACAAATAGGAACCGCTAATGCCGGTCATCCCAGTTCATACTATCCTCCGTACTTTAAAGATTCAACTCTTTTTCCTGATGCAAACAATCGGTACTTAACAGATAAGTTAACCGATGAAGCCGTTGATTTTATCGAGAATTACGACAAAGACCAGCCCTTTAATCTTTCGTTTTGGTATTACTCTGTTCATCATCCGCACGAAGGAAGAACAGATTTACTGGAACATTTCAAATCGAGAGGATTGGAGGGGCGATATGCCAATTATGCCGCAATGGTAAAAACTGCCGATGAGTCGATTGGAAGAGTGCTGGAAGCCATTAAAAATAAGGGAATTGAAAAAGAGACGATTGTTATTTTCATGTCGGACCAGGGAGGATATTTCGAGAATAAACCCTTCAGAGGAGGAAAATTAACTGAAACATTGTGTGAGGGAGGAGCTAGGGTTCCTTTCTTTTTCTACTGGCCGGGCGTTACTAAAGCAAGTACCGAGAATAATTCAATCGTTCAGTCGGTAGATTTATTCCCAACCTTGGTTGATTTACTCGGCGGAGATATTTCAAATTATAAAGACATTGACGGTGTTTCTCTTCTTCCATCAATTACAGAAAATAAACAAGTTGAAAGGGATGCGATATACGGGTATAGGGCTTACGAAGATTTATATGCTTCGGTTCGCTCGGGCGACTGGAAACTACTGGCTTATCGTAGTGGAAAATTGGAGCTTTACAACATCACAAATGATATTAAAGAAGAGCGGGACCTGGTAGATAAAAAACCGGAAAAACGTAATGAGTTGGTAGAAAAACTACGTAATTGGGAAAAAGAAATGGAAGTTGAAGAATATTCAGGTGTCCAATAA
- a CDS encoding putative Ig domain-containing protein: MIKVFTICFVLITSVICVQAQKCDYNPTYPKSKDGRYILTPDEKPTPKINGPSVFGVRPGSPFLYTIPASGIRPMEFSVSGLPSGLTVDSKTGIITGEITNKTHKDYTVTLKAQNAKGEDAKQFTIKVGDEICLTPPLGWNSWNCWENYVTQEKVLMSARAMVEKGLINYGYSYVNVDCAWQGYRGENMAIQSNPRIFPDMKAMFDEIHDLGLKGGIYSSPWVTSYGGFVGGGSDTKDGHWDITMQDPKRTPVNVAKYKHVGKYCFEKQDVQQWVDWGVDYLKYDWAPNDSLSTVNMAIALKESGRDIVYSISNTTPLSLADVCEEHVHVWRTGGDLKDRWVGKGRGWSLTRVWDGQRKWIEEGFEGKAGRYLDPDMLVVGNLSTGTDGIYIEPSLLTADEQYTHISLWALWASPMLIGSSVVEMDDFTLNLLTNTEVLDINQDPTATAGRTVYNKDDIEIIVRELADGSKAIGLFNRKETEQVVTMNWETVGLSGEKIVRDVWRNKDIGEFSDSFSAKVRPHGTILVHVK; this comes from the coding sequence ATGATAAAAGTATTTACAATTTGTTTTGTGTTAATTACGAGTGTAATATGTGTGCAAGCACAAAAATGCGATTATAATCCAACGTATCCTAAGAGTAAAGATGGACGTTACATTTTAACTCCCGATGAAAAACCAACTCCCAAAATTAATGGGCCATCTGTTTTTGGAGTGCGCCCCGGTTCTCCATTTTTATATACTATTCCGGCTTCGGGTATTCGACCTATGGAATTTTCAGTAAGCGGTTTACCCAGCGGACTTACTGTGGATAGTAAAACAGGTATTATTACCGGAGAAATAACCAATAAAACGCATAAAGACTATACTGTTACACTTAAAGCCCAAAATGCTAAGGGCGAGGATGCTAAACAATTCACCATAAAAGTGGGAGATGAGATTTGTTTAACACCTCCGCTGGGTTGGAACAGTTGGAATTGCTGGGAAAACTATGTAACACAAGAAAAAGTGTTGATGTCAGCCAGAGCTATGGTTGAAAAAGGATTGATTAATTATGGATATTCGTATGTGAATGTGGATTGTGCCTGGCAAGGATACAGAGGCGAAAATATGGCCATACAGTCCAATCCAAGAATATTTCCGGATATGAAAGCTATGTTTGATGAGATCCATGACTTAGGCTTAAAAGGCGGTATCTATTCATCACCTTGGGTCACTTCTTATGGAGGATTTGTTGGTGGTGGTAGCGATACCAAAGACGGACATTGGGATATCACAATGCAAGATCCTAAGCGAACACCTGTAAATGTGGCTAAATATAAGCACGTTGGGAAATACTGTTTCGAAAAACAAGACGTACAGCAATGGGTAGATTGGGGCGTGGATTATTTAAAATACGACTGGGCACCTAACGATTCTTTAAGTACTGTTAATATGGCTATTGCACTCAAAGAATCGGGTAGAGATATTGTTTACTCCATTTCAAACACCACACCTTTAAGTCTTGCCGATGTTTGTGAAGAACATGTACACGTATGGCGTACTGGTGGTGATTTGAAAGACCGCTGGGTAGGCAAAGGCAGAGGCTGGAGCCTTACGAGAGTTTGGGATGGTCAGCGCAAATGGATTGAAGAAGGCTTTGAAGGGAAAGCAGGACGTTATCTGGATCCTGATATGTTGGTTGTTGGAAACCTCTCTACCGGAACTGATGGTATTTATATTGAACCAAGTTTGTTAACAGCTGATGAACAGTATACGCATATATCACTTTGGGCACTTTGGGCCTCTCCAATGCTTATAGGTTCTTCTGTCGTAGAGATGGATGATTTTACATTGAATCTGTTAACCAACACGGAAGTATTGGATATTAACCAGGATCCTACTGCAACAGCCGGAAGAACGGTTTATAATAAAGATGATATTGAAATTATTGTTCGAGAACTGGCAGATGGTTCTAAAGCTATTGGGTTATTCAATAGAAAAGAAACAGAGCAAGTGGTAACAATGAATTGGGAAACGGTAGGACTCTCCGGCGAAAAGATTGTACGCGATGTATGGAGAAACAAAGATATTGGCGAGTTTTCAGATAGCTTTTCGGCCAAAGTCCGTCCCCACGGAACAATACTGGTACATGTTAAATAA
- a CDS encoding putative Ig domain-containing protein codes for MLLVSSLQAQEKSEVYNPAYPSSAKNDGLYILTPLAKAEPQINGASVFGVRPGSPFLYTIPATGIRPMTYDVENLPAGLSVDSETGMISGKIQDLSKKDYTLTLVAKNKKGKDEKSFVVKVGNTICLTPPLGWNAWNCQARESSQDKVLKSARAMVSKGLINYGWTYVNLDGYWQGDTRGGKYNALEPDFERFPDIKGMFDEIHSLGLKCGMYSTPWITSYAKGIGGSSDNKEGKWDDSMLDPKGTQLRDSKWRRVGKYSFAENDVKQWVEWGIDYLKYDWQPIDSASLVEMADALDTCGRDIVYSISNNTTFKVVDLVKTRVNCFRTGVDLKDRWDTDGQGWNIIQEWEKQNKWLEVYRGEPGHFTDPDMLVVGKQIHNRKLVPTTLTADEQYSHITLWTLWASPMLIGCPIDQMDDFTLNLFTNAEVIDIHQDATAVGGIPVYQKDGIEIVVKDLENGEKAIGLFNKNESEQVVTMDWETVGLEGKKKLRDVWRNKDIGAYEDSFSASVRSHGVVLLRVE; via the coding sequence TTGCTTTTAGTCTCCTCTTTGCAGGCACAGGAAAAGAGTGAGGTTTATAACCCAGCTTACCCTTCAAGTGCTAAAAATGATGGACTATACATATTAACTCCACTTGCAAAAGCAGAGCCACAGATTAACGGTGCATCTGTGTTTGGTGTTCGTCCGGGTTCTCCTTTTCTATATACCATTCCTGCCACAGGGATTCGTCCTATGACCTATGATGTAGAGAATTTGCCCGCAGGGCTTTCTGTAGATTCCGAAACAGGAATGATTTCGGGTAAAATACAGGATTTATCGAAAAAGGATTATACGCTTACTCTAGTGGCTAAAAATAAGAAAGGTAAGGATGAAAAGAGCTTTGTGGTAAAAGTGGGTAATACTATTTGCCTGACGCCTCCATTAGGTTGGAATGCCTGGAATTGCCAAGCCAGAGAATCCTCACAGGATAAAGTCCTGAAGTCAGCTCGCGCAATGGTGTCAAAAGGCTTAATCAACTATGGTTGGACTTATGTCAATCTTGATGGGTATTGGCAAGGCGATACACGCGGAGGTAAGTATAATGCTCTGGAACCTGACTTCGAAAGATTTCCTGATATAAAAGGGATGTTTGATGAGATTCATTCGCTTGGACTCAAGTGCGGGATGTATTCTACACCTTGGATTACCTCTTATGCCAAAGGTATTGGTGGTTCTAGCGACAACAAAGAGGGAAAGTGGGATGATTCTATGCTTGACCCCAAAGGCACACAGTTGAGAGATTCAAAATGGCGTCGTGTAGGAAAATACAGTTTTGCCGAAAATGATGTGAAACAGTGGGTTGAATGGGGAATTGACTATCTGAAGTACGACTGGCAACCCATCGATTCGGCCAGCTTGGTAGAAATGGCTGATGCCTTAGATACTTGTGGTAGAGATATCGTGTATTCTATTTCAAATAATACCACTTTCAAAGTCGTTGATCTGGTAAAAACCCGTGTAAACTGTTTCCGTACAGGAGTGGATTTGAAAGACCGATGGGATACTGACGGACAAGGATGGAATATTATTCAGGAATGGGAAAAGCAAAATAAATGGCTAGAAGTTTACAGGGGTGAACCCGGGCACTTTACCGATCCCGACATGTTAGTGGTTGGTAAGCAGATTCACAACAGAAAGCTTGTGCCTACAACGCTAACGGCCGATGAACAATATTCTCACATTACCTTATGGACTCTGTGGGCTTCTCCTATGCTGATAGGTTGCCCGATAGATCAAATGGATGATTTTACGTTAAATTTGTTTACCAATGCTGAAGTTATCGACATCCATCAGGATGCTACTGCTGTTGGTGGTATCCCGGTATATCAAAAAGACGGTATCGAGATTGTAGTAAAAGATTTAGAAAATGGAGAAAAAGCCATTGGATTGTTTAATAAAAACGAAAGTGAGCAAGTCGTAACAATGGACTGGGAAACAGTAGGACTTGAAGGAAAGAAAAAACTACGTGATGTGTGGCGAAATAAAGATATTGGGGCCTATGAAGATAGCTTTTCTGCCTCTGTTCGTTCACATGGAGTCGTATTGCTTCGTGTAGAATAA
- a CDS encoding sulfatase: MKIKKIIKFSSVLYLLFALSFTAYSKGKQPNVVIFLIDDMGWKDLGCYGARLYETPNIDKLCTGGVRFTNAYTSAPVCAPARAAMLSGIHNLKLGMWSAAHYIPKDTKLLSQYLKEDGYETWHVGKWHMGNQDDRTFPEDMGFDVNIGGFTSYGPGHHFWPYGVTLDENGKKQFNYRNSVPNLYEGGKEGEYLADRLTDESIKLLENRDRSKPFYLNFWHYAVHSVHESKEELRIKYQNKIDSLGTKLEKNRVDPVTGFHFVTSEAHAIYAGMIQSVDESVGKVVAKLKEQGEYENTIFVFYSDNGPLTDRVPCVPLMGGKNSTYEAGVRVPAFITWPGKLPAHEVSEEPIVIMDVMPTVLDAVGASVSRVKEIDGVSLMPLFKEGEIEARDFYWYFPANRYNWGGRSSAAVLSKTGYKYILFFEGSEPELYNINEDLAEENNIIKENPEIAQELHDNLVAYLKKEFHKFPVSRATKVDPNDMYGKNGIGKMSSDSKTIAKYLGITD; the protein is encoded by the coding sequence ATGAAAATCAAAAAAATAATAAAATTTAGTAGTGTTCTTTATTTGTTGTTCGCCTTGTCATTTACCGCTTACTCAAAAGGAAAGCAACCCAACGTTGTCATCTTTTTGATAGACGATATGGGGTGGAAAGATTTAGGTTGTTACGGTGCGAGGCTCTACGAAACTCCAAATATTGACAAACTTTGTACAGGGGGAGTAAGATTCACAAATGCTTACACTTCAGCACCTGTGTGCGCACCTGCTCGTGCAGCTATGCTATCGGGAATACATAATCTAAAACTTGGGATGTGGAGTGCCGCTCACTATATTCCAAAAGACACGAAATTGCTATCGCAATACTTAAAAGAAGATGGTTATGAAACCTGGCATGTAGGTAAATGGCACATGGGAAATCAGGATGACAGAACATTCCCTGAAGACATGGGATTTGATGTAAATATAGGTGGATTTACTTCATATGGTCCAGGCCATCATTTTTGGCCTTATGGGGTTACCCTTGATGAAAATGGAAAGAAGCAATTCAATTATCGTAACTCTGTCCCAAATCTATATGAAGGTGGGAAAGAAGGGGAATATTTAGCAGATCGATTAACAGATGAATCGATTAAATTACTTGAAAATAGAGATAGGTCAAAACCATTCTATTTGAATTTCTGGCATTATGCAGTACACTCTGTACATGAATCAAAAGAAGAGCTGAGAATCAAATATCAGAATAAGATTGATAGTTTAGGGACTAAATTAGAGAAAAATAGAGTTGACCCTGTTACGGGGTTTCATTTTGTTACTTCTGAAGCACATGCAATATATGCAGGTATGATTCAGAGTGTAGACGAATCAGTAGGTAAAGTTGTAGCAAAACTAAAAGAGCAAGGAGAATATGAAAATACAATTTTTGTTTTTTATTCTGACAATGGACCATTAACTGACAGAGTGCCTTGTGTGCCTTTAATGGGAGGGAAGAATTCGACTTATGAAGCAGGAGTACGAGTGCCTGCATTTATTACCTGGCCAGGAAAACTTCCAGCACATGAAGTTTCTGAAGAGCCAATAGTTATTATGGATGTGATGCCAACAGTGTTAGATGCTGTAGGGGCTTCAGTTTCTAGAGTTAAAGAGATAGATGGAGTTTCTTTAATGCCTTTGTTTAAAGAAGGAGAAATAGAAGCACGTGATTTTTATTGGTATTTTCCTGCCAATCGTTACAATTGGGGAGGGCGTAGTTCTGCAGCTGTTTTATCTAAAACAGGTTACAAATATATTTTATTCTTTGAAGGTAGTGAGCCTGAGTTGTATAACATTAATGAAGATTTGGCTGAAGAAAATAATATCATCAAGGAGAATCCCGAAATAGCCCAAGAGTTACATGATAACCTTGTTGCTTATTTAAAGAAAGAGTTTCATAAATTTCCGGTATCACGTGCTACGAAAGTTGATCCTAATGATATGTATGGTAAGAATGGAATAGGAAAAATGTCATCTGACTCAAAAACAATCGCTAAATATCTTGGGATAACAGATTAA
- a CDS encoding putative Ig domain-containing protein, whose amino-acid sequence MKIKILSSIILLLTTFLVRAQKADYIPEYPKSGNGFYMLSPEENPRPRINGPRVFGVRQGKVFLYTIPATGIRPMEFSAKGLPKGLLLDTKTGIITGKIENKKHQDYVVTFKAKNSMGEASKKFTIKVGSEICLTPPLGWNSWNSWARRNSQERMLNSARAMVYKGLANYGFSYINLDGNWQGNTRGGKYNALEADPARFTDMKAMFDEIHALGLKGGMYATPWVTSFAGGIGGSADSKDQVWNKSMVDTKGTKLSNTIWRRVGEHSYAENDVKQWMEWGIDYLKYDWNPHDTKSVVEMADLLENSERDVIYSISNTLELSQVELAKTRMNLWRSGGDIKDHWIHPTRARGGSLIAAWINQKEWQEKGFRGGPGHFPDPDMLIVGDVNCSSKGPRLEPTLLTPDEQYTHITLWTLWAAPMLIGCPIENMNAFTLNLFKNYELIDIHQDAKAIPGITVYEKDGLEIVVRDLENGDKAIGLFNKNETEQVVTMDWETIGLSCTKNIRDVWRNKDIGAFNNRFSASVRPHGVILIRVN is encoded by the coding sequence ATGAAGATTAAAATCTTATCAAGCATCATTTTACTACTAACCACGTTTTTAGTTCGGGCTCAAAAAGCAGATTATATACCTGAATATCCTAAATCAGGGAATGGGTTTTATATGTTATCACCTGAAGAGAATCCAAGGCCAAGAATTAATGGGCCACGTGTTTTTGGAGTAAGACAAGGTAAGGTATTCTTATATACAATACCAGCCACAGGTATCAGGCCAATGGAGTTTTCGGCCAAAGGTTTACCTAAAGGTTTATTGTTAGATACAAAAACTGGAATCATCACTGGAAAAATTGAAAACAAAAAGCATCAGGACTATGTGGTGACTTTTAAAGCTAAAAATAGTATGGGTGAAGCTTCTAAGAAGTTTACCATTAAAGTGGGAAGTGAAATCTGTTTGACGCCACCTTTGGGTTGGAATAGTTGGAACTCGTGGGCTAGAAGAAACAGTCAAGAACGTATGCTAAATTCGGCAAGAGCTATGGTTTATAAAGGATTGGCAAATTATGGCTTTTCATACATTAACCTGGATGGTAATTGGCAGGGAAATACCCGTGGCGGTAAATATAACGCTTTGGAAGCAGATCCTGCACGCTTTACAGATATGAAAGCTATGTTCGATGAGATTCATGCTCTGGGATTAAAAGGTGGAATGTATGCAACGCCCTGGGTTACCTCCTTTGCAGGAGGTATTGGTGGTAGTGCTGATAGCAAAGACCAGGTTTGGAACAAATCAATGGTAGATACTAAAGGTACTAAGCTGTCAAATACAATATGGCGACGTGTAGGAGAACATTCTTATGCTGAAAACGATGTGAAACAATGGATGGAATGGGGAATTGACTACTTAAAGTACGATTGGAACCCACACGACACTAAAAGTGTTGTGGAAATGGCTGATCTTCTTGAGAATTCAGAAAGAGATGTAATCTATTCTATATCTAATACATTAGAGTTGTCGCAAGTGGAGTTAGCTAAGACTCGTATGAACCTTTGGCGTTCGGGTGGTGATATCAAGGATCACTGGATACATCCTACACGTGCAAGAGGTGGTAGCTTGATAGCTGCTTGGATCAATCAAAAAGAATGGCAGGAAAAAGGGTTCAGAGGTGGCCCCGGACACTTCCCCGATCCGGATATGTTAATTGTTGGTGATGTGAATTGTAGTAGCAAAGGTCCTCGTTTAGAGCCTACATTGCTTACTCCGGATGAACAATATACACACATCACACTATGGACACTTTGGGCTGCACCAATGCTTATTGGTTGTCCTATTGAGAATATGAACGCCTTTACGCTAAATCTGTTCAAAAATTATGAGCTAATCGATATTCACCAAGATGCTAAAGCAATACCGGGTATTACTGTTTATGAAAAAGATGGTTTAGAAATTGTTGTTCGTGATTTGGAGAATGGTGATAAGGCTATCGGTCTATTTAACAAGAACGAAACAGAACAAGTCGTTACAATGGATTGGGAAACTATTGGACTTTCATGTACAAAAAATATCCGTGATGTATGGAGAAATAAGGACATTGGCGCATTCAACAATCGCTTTTCGGCATCCGTTCGTCCACATGGCGTCATCCTTATTCGTGTTAACTAA
- a CDS encoding putative Ig domain-containing protein — MNKSLLCFILLLIFTSSQAQENRQVYKPAYPSMAENSKYYILTPPAKAQPQINGASVFGVRPGSPFIYTIPATGSRPMEFSVKHLPEGLTVDSQTGRISGKIKDTTEKDYTVKLMAKNEKGKDTKEFTIKVGQTICLTPPLGWNSFNCWARRDVTQERVLESARAMVDKGLINYGFSYMNIDVGWPNSRGGKFNAIQPNEKFPDIKAMFDEIHALGLKGGIYSSPWITTYGAGAGGSSDNKDGHWEKSMIDPRYTKLKDTQWRRVGKYKFHSNDVKQWVDWGVDYLKYDWSPIDSVSLVLMADELESCGRDIVYSISNNTKFNMANLVKTRVNCFRSGGDLKDRWDTDGKAWNMLQAWEMQNKWLEVYRGEPGHFLDPDMMVVGKQMMQSKELVPSRLTADEQYTHITLWTLWASPMLMGCPVDQMDDFTFNLFSNSEVLDIHQDATAVGGIPVFQKDGIEIVVKDLENGEKAIGLFNKNATEQVVTMDWETVGLEGKKKLRDVWRNKDIGTFKDSFSASVRSHGTILIRVK; from the coding sequence ATGAATAAATCGTTATTATGCTTTATACTCTTGTTAATTTTTACAAGTAGTCAGGCGCAAGAAAACCGTCAAGTTTACAAACCTGCTTATCCTTCAATGGCAGAAAATAGTAAATACTATATACTTACTCCACCAGCAAAGGCGCAGCCTCAAATCAATGGCGCTTCGGTATTTGGAGTGCGTCCTGGATCACCATTTATATATACTATCCCAGCAACGGGTAGTCGTCCCATGGAGTTTTCGGTAAAGCATTTACCAGAGGGACTTACTGTAGATTCACAGACGGGTAGAATTTCAGGAAAAATAAAGGATACTACAGAAAAAGATTATACGGTAAAACTGATGGCTAAGAATGAAAAAGGTAAAGACACTAAGGAATTTACCATTAAGGTAGGACAGACCATCTGTTTAACGCCTCCTTTAGGGTGGAATAGTTTTAACTGCTGGGCACGTCGTGATGTAACACAGGAAAGAGTACTGGAATCAGCACGAGCAATGGTTGACAAAGGCTTAATTAACTATGGATTTTCTTATATGAATATTGATGTGGGCTGGCCAAACAGTCGAGGTGGAAAATTTAATGCAATACAACCAAACGAAAAGTTCCCTGATATAAAAGCGATGTTTGATGAAATTCATGCTTTAGGTTTAAAAGGAGGTATTTATTCTTCACCATGGATTACTACTTACGGTGCTGGTGCTGGTGGTAGTAGTGATAATAAAGATGGTCATTGGGAGAAATCTATGATAGATCCCAGGTATACCAAATTGAAAGATACGCAATGGAGACGTGTTGGAAAATATAAGTTTCATTCCAACGACGTAAAACAATGGGTAGATTGGGGAGTGGATTATCTTAAATATGACTGGTCTCCCATCGATTCTGTCAGTTTAGTACTTATGGCAGATGAGTTAGAGTCTTGTGGAAGAGACATTGTTTACTCAATCTCTAACAATACAAAATTTAACATGGCAAACCTTGTTAAGACTCGTGTAAATTGTTTTCGTTCTGGTGGTGACTTAAAAGACAGATGGGATACCGATGGAAAAGCATGGAATATGCTACAGGCGTGGGAAATGCAAAATAAGTGGTTGGAAGTCTACAGAGGAGAACCTGGTCACTTTCTCGACCCTGATATGATGGTTGTGGGTAAACAGATGATGCAAAGCAAAGAGCTTGTTCCGTCGCGATTAACTGCCGATGAGCAATATACTCACATTACACTATGGACACTTTGGGCTTCACCTATGTTGATGGGGTGCCCCGTAGATCAGATGGACGATTTTACGTTCAATCTGTTTTCTAACTCAGAGGTATTAGATATTCATCAAGATGCTACTGCTGTAGGTGGAATACCTGTATTTCAAAAAGATGGTATCGAGATTGTTGTGAAAGATCTTGAAAACGGGGAGAAAGCCATTGGTTTGTTCAATAAAAATGCAACGGAGCAAGTCGTAACAATGGACTGGGAGACTGTAGGACTTGAAGGAAAGAAAAAACTACGCGATGTATGGAGAAATAAAGATATCGGAACTTTTAAAGATAGCTTTTCTGCATCTGTTCGCTCACACGGAACAATACTAATACGAGTTAAATAG